The following proteins are co-located in the Sandaracinaceae bacterium genome:
- a CDS encoding disaggregatase related repeat-containing protein, which produces MRTLVALLVLAFPCTAAAQLDAWAEGRDATDDGATRDFYNRGAGLRWRQRLGDWTDRDGVLHGDAPWATTMIEDTDSERWIEWDVTDLVAAWLDGSVPERGFYLHGRNFVFSSREGASPPQLVIDGATLEPTADTHLEESTYQQQGEGEELRAGRALLRFDLSGVSEVSRATLRLYTLRQYGSGAVGVHAVTTGRAAPAPEAGIAAAYEMDEGIADHPDVLLYEDYEAADWMSHWTTHGGSFDITEADDGAFGFAPLSGRALRVLLEEGALTALNSHYDFMDEVGEEPEEIYFRYYLRFGDDWNQTVQGGKMPGISGTYGRAGWGGRRSDGTNGWSARGSFSESVPDGNPLARRTVLGNYVYHADMEGTYGDGYPWIESWGAEGRGGLLEPGRWACLEMHVRLNTPGENDGVLRAWVDGVLSMERTDMRFRDVDSLRIERIWMNIYHGGTAPSPYDQHAFIDHVVVARSYIGPMDGFAPEPPRDGGVPMGDAGGPPTTGDSAAPSRDGGAALPDGGSGETAAGCGCRTVGGSRSVGAGFLLGLLALLVRRRR; this is translated from the coding sequence ATGCGTACCCTCGTAGCTCTCCTGGTCCTCGCCTTCCCCTGCACCGCGGCCGCGCAGCTCGACGCGTGGGCCGAGGGGCGCGACGCGACGGACGACGGCGCGACGCGTGACTTCTACAACCGCGGCGCGGGCCTGCGGTGGCGGCAGCGGCTCGGGGACTGGACCGACCGGGACGGCGTGCTCCACGGCGACGCGCCCTGGGCGACGACGATGATCGAGGACACCGACTCCGAGCGGTGGATCGAGTGGGACGTCACCGACCTGGTCGCCGCCTGGCTCGACGGCTCGGTGCCGGAGCGCGGGTTCTACCTGCACGGGCGCAACTTCGTTTTCTCGAGCCGGGAGGGCGCGAGCCCGCCCCAGCTGGTCATCGACGGCGCGACGCTCGAGCCCACGGCCGACACCCATCTGGAGGAGTCGACCTACCAGCAGCAGGGCGAAGGCGAAGAGCTCCGCGCCGGTCGCGCCCTGCTGCGCTTCGATCTCTCCGGGGTCTCCGAGGTGAGCCGCGCGACGCTGCGCCTGTACACGCTGCGGCAGTACGGGAGCGGAGCCGTGGGCGTGCACGCGGTCACGACCGGGCGCGCGGCGCCGGCGCCCGAGGCGGGGATCGCCGCCGCATACGAGATGGACGAGGGCATCGCAGACCACCCGGACGTGTTGCTCTACGAGGACTACGAGGCGGCCGACTGGATGAGCCACTGGACGACGCACGGCGGGAGCTTCGACATCACGGAGGCCGACGACGGCGCCTTCGGGTTCGCGCCGTTGTCCGGACGCGCGCTCCGCGTGCTCCTCGAGGAAGGCGCGCTGACCGCCTTGAACTCGCACTACGACTTCATGGACGAGGTCGGCGAGGAGCCCGAGGAGATCTACTTCCGCTACTACCTGCGCTTCGGGGACGACTGGAACCAGACCGTCCAGGGCGGGAAGATGCCGGGGATCAGCGGCACCTACGGACGGGCCGGCTGGGGCGGGCGCCGATCCGACGGCACCAACGGCTGGTCCGCGCGCGGCTCCTTCAGCGAGAGCGTGCCCGACGGCAACCCCCTCGCGCGGCGGACGGTGCTCGGCAACTACGTCTACCACGCGGACATGGAGGGGACGTACGGCGACGGCTACCCGTGGATCGAGAGCTGGGGAGCGGAGGGGCGCGGCGGGCTCCTCGAACCGGGCCGCTGGGCGTGCCTCGAGATGCACGTGCGGCTCAACACGCCGGGCGAGAACGACGGGGTGCTGCGCGCCTGGGTCGACGGCGTGCTCTCGATGGAGCGGACCGACATGCGCTTCCGCGACGTGGACTCGCTGCGCATCGAGCGCATCTGGATGAACATCTACCACGGCGGCACGGCGCCCTCGCCGTACGATCAGCACGCGTTCATCGACCACGTCGTGGTCGCGCGGAGCTACATCGGCCCGATGGACGGCTTCGCTCCGGAGCCGCCGCGCGACGGCGGCGTCCCGATGGGCGACGCTGGAGGACCGCCCACCACCGGGGACAGCGCCGCGCCGTCGCGGGACGGTGGCGCCGCCCTCCCGGACGGAGGCTCGGGTGAGACCGCGGCCGGCTGCGGCTGCCGAACGGTCGGTGGGTCGCGATCGGTCGGCGCGGGCTTCCTCCTCGGGCTCCTGGCGCTGCTCGTACGACGGCGCCGCTGA
- a CDS encoding putative metal-binding motif-containing protein: protein MRLAITIAKHLTLAALLTSCLATPLPTPPTADVRQMSLVEDQTDVVDLLGGPDAISGELSSLRVSSDRDLRETDVADDGSFEVLGLAATAPTVLYLEAVTTDDDVFLVAVTAGPGGAVVEAPPGPDRDGDGSPDAVDCAPDDGSVGGQRCPARDVDGDGLPTPIDCDDTEATVFPGAVELCDGLDNDCDGMIDEIGCGAPCRTDADCSMGEICTGGMCRSR, encoded by the coding sequence GTGCGACTGGCCATCACGATCGCGAAGCACCTGACCCTGGCGGCGCTGCTCACCAGCTGCCTGGCGACGCCGCTGCCGACGCCGCCCACGGCCGACGTGCGTCAGATGAGCCTCGTCGAGGATCAGACCGACGTGGTGGATCTCCTCGGCGGGCCGGACGCGATCTCCGGCGAGCTGTCGTCGTTGCGGGTGAGCAGCGACAGAGATCTGCGCGAGACCGACGTGGCCGACGACGGCTCGTTCGAGGTCCTGGGGCTCGCCGCGACGGCGCCCACCGTGCTCTACCTGGAGGCGGTCACGACGGACGACGACGTCTTCCTCGTGGCCGTCACCGCGGGCCCCGGAGGCGCCGTGGTGGAGGCGCCGCCGGGTCCGGATCGAGACGGCGACGGCTCCCCCGACGCGGTCGACTGCGCGCCCGACGACGGGTCCGTGGGCGGCCAGCGCTGCCCGGCGCGAGATGTCGACGGGGACGGTCTGCCCACCCCCATCGACTGCGACGACACGGAGGCCACGGTCTTCCCGGGCGCGGTCGAGCTGTGCGACGGGCTCGACAACGACTGCGACGGCATGATCGACGAGATCGGCTGCGGAGCGCCCTGCCGTACGGACGCCGACTGCTCGATGGGAGAGATCTGCACCGGCGGCATGTGCCGGTCCCGCTGA
- a CDS encoding tetratricopeptide repeat protein produces the protein MSDRETPCQEGSEALSDAMQAHHAAQASAPDERDAAFERAARRYEAILAEDCGQPGAEPTQRARFFLAEIYFHRLDRYEAAAELYLSFAHARPDDEPAIDALYNAIDAFERCERWDDVLEVARLYLERHPDHADAPEVRFRMGRAHLAKDEHQLARRAWLTLIDESPESELAAPAAESLLDSLEQSPDAEDAAAVRARRAHPAFESLGERIDRLPST, from the coding sequence GTGTCCGATCGCGAGACGCCATGTCAGGAGGGCTCCGAGGCGTTGAGCGACGCGATGCAGGCGCACCACGCTGCGCAGGCCTCGGCGCCGGATGAACGAGACGCCGCCTTCGAGCGCGCGGCTCGGCGCTACGAGGCGATCCTCGCAGAGGACTGTGGCCAGCCCGGCGCCGAGCCCACGCAGCGAGCGCGCTTCTTCTTGGCCGAGATCTACTTCCACCGCCTCGACCGGTACGAAGCGGCGGCGGAGCTCTATCTGTCGTTCGCGCATGCCCGGCCCGACGACGAGCCCGCGATCGACGCGCTCTACAACGCGATCGACGCGTTCGAGCGGTGCGAACGCTGGGATGACGTGCTCGAGGTCGCCCGGCTCTACCTGGAGCGCCATCCCGATCACGCGGACGCGCCCGAGGTGCGTTTCCGGATGGGGCGAGCTCATCTCGCCAAGGACGAGCACCAGCTCGCGCGCCGCGCTTGGCTGACGCTCATCGACGAGTCTCCAGAGAGCGAGCTCGCGGCGCCGGCCGCCGAGAGCCTGCTCGATTCCCTGGAGCAGAGCCCCGACGCCGAAGACGCGGCGGCCGTGCGCGCGCGTCGCGCGCATCCAGCGTTCGAGTCGCTCGGGGAGCGGATCGATCGTCTGCCCAGCACGTGA
- a CDS encoding putative metal-binding motif-containing protein codes for MALGALALGGCTSTPETGGYRAPLCASDGSCASGARCVDGLCHDVCATDADCAAGAACRDGVCWASAAGVCASDADCAMSEVCAAGTCVAPPAPWTCSADADCPMGAACVGGSCTARGPEVCGNGLDDDGDGLIDEDCATACAADSDCAMGELCVRGSCQPSGAAEVCGNGIDDDGDGMIDEGCPPATACAADSDCARGELCVMGVCQVGAEVCGNGIDDDRDGLIDEGCAMTCATDADCAAGERCVMGGCVGSDADGDGYDAPADCDDADASVHPGATEICDGYDNDCDGMVDEIGCGAACRSDADCSTGEVCAGGRCAAP; via the coding sequence ATGGCTTTGGGCGCGCTGGCGCTGGGCGGCTGTACGTCCACCCCGGAGACTGGCGGCTATCGAGCGCCGCTGTGCGCGAGCGACGGCAGCTGCGCGAGCGGGGCGCGGTGCGTGGACGGCCTCTGTCACGACGTCTGCGCGACGGACGCCGACTGCGCCGCGGGCGCCGCGTGCCGTGACGGCGTGTGCTGGGCCTCGGCCGCCGGCGTGTGCGCGAGCGACGCCGACTGCGCGATGAGCGAGGTGTGCGCGGCCGGGACCTGCGTCGCGCCGCCCGCCCCCTGGACCTGTAGCGCCGACGCGGACTGTCCCATGGGCGCCGCGTGCGTCGGTGGGAGCTGCACCGCGCGTGGGCCCGAGGTCTGCGGCAACGGGCTCGACGACGACGGTGACGGGCTGATCGACGAGGACTGCGCCACCGCCTGCGCGGCTGACTCGGACTGCGCGATGGGTGAGCTCTGCGTGCGCGGCAGCTGTCAGCCGAGCGGCGCGGCCGAGGTCTGCGGCAACGGCATCGACGACGACGGCGACGGCATGATCGACGAGGGCTGCCCGCCGGCGACGGCCTGCGCGGCCGACAGCGACTGCGCCCGCGGCGAGCTCTGCGTCATGGGCGTGTGCCAGGTGGGCGCCGAGGTCTGCGGCAACGGGATCGACGACGATCGCGACGGCCTGATCGACGAGGGCTGCGCCATGACCTGCGCGACCGACGCCGACTGCGCCGCGGGCGAGCGCTGCGTCATGGGCGGGTGCGTGGGCAGCGACGCGGACGGAGACGGCTACGACGCGCCCGCCGACTGCGACGACGCGGACGCGAGCGTGCACCCGGGCGCGACCGAGATCTGCGACGGCTACGACAACGACTGTGACGGTATGGTGGACGAGATCGGCTGCGGCGCAGCGTGCCGCTCCGACGCCGACTGCAGCACGGGTGAGGTCTGCGCCGGCGGACGCTGCGCGGCGCCCTGA
- a CDS encoding SIMPL domain-containing protein, which yields MFVGQSITRAVGATVFGSHRIRAEPDYATAKFVVASVWPQPDEAIEDCNDATRRVRDVLREHAIEDDAIMSSRVALHLAYSGYAGDRKPVGYRAAREFQVRTHDLSGIEGFLVALVGAGARELQSVTYHSSRLKELRVQARQGAIRAARAKAETYAAAADARIGRVLHIEDVNPETLRHRSHAADISVDDHTEEDAGVGSIEVAGAVMVCFAIVD from the coding sequence ATGTTCGTCGGCCAGTCCATCACGCGCGCCGTCGGCGCCACCGTCTTCGGGTCGCATCGCATCCGCGCGGAGCCCGACTACGCGACGGCAAAGTTCGTCGTCGCTTCCGTTTGGCCTCAGCCGGACGAGGCGATCGAGGACTGCAACGACGCGACGCGTCGCGTCCGCGACGTCTTGCGGGAGCACGCCATCGAGGACGACGCGATCATGTCGTCGCGGGTCGCGCTGCACCTCGCATACTCCGGCTACGCGGGAGACCGAAAGCCGGTCGGCTATCGCGCGGCGCGGGAGTTCCAGGTCAGGACGCACGATCTCTCCGGCATCGAGGGCTTCCTCGTGGCGCTCGTCGGAGCGGGTGCCCGCGAGCTCCAGTCCGTGACCTACCACTCGAGCCGGCTGAAGGAGCTCCGCGTGCAAGCACGGCAGGGCGCCATCCGAGCCGCCCGCGCGAAGGCCGAGACCTACGCGGCCGCGGCGGACGCGCGGATCGGGCGCGTCCTGCACATCGAAGACGTGAACCCGGAGACGCTTCGCCATCGCTCTCACGCGGCGGACATCTCGGTGGATGATCACACCGAGGAGGACGCGGGCGTCGGGAGCATCGAGGTCGCGGGGGCCGTCATGGTCTGCTTCGCGATCGTCGACTAG
- a CDS encoding VOC family protein: MMQPQPMIVVSDVEAASTWFQSVLGLRSAHGGEEYEMLMDGDVMVAQLHRWEAHEHPHLGDESDASRGNGVLLWFATDDFDALLERVESAAATVLDGPLHNPNAQQREIWLAGPEGYRVVVAGPRG, encoded by the coding sequence ATGATGCAGCCCCAGCCCATGATCGTGGTGAGTGACGTCGAGGCCGCCTCCACGTGGTTCCAGTCCGTGCTCGGACTCCGATCGGCCCACGGCGGCGAGGAATACGAGATGCTCATGGACGGCGACGTGATGGTCGCGCAGCTCCATCGCTGGGAGGCCCACGAGCACCCCCACCTCGGCGACGAGTCCGACGCGTCCCGGGGCAACGGCGTGCTCTTGTGGTTCGCCACCGACGACTTCGACGCGCTCCTCGAGAGAGTCGAGAGCGCAGCCGCGACGGTGCTCGACGGACCGCTCCACAACCCGAACGCCCAGCAGCGCGAGATCTGGCTGGCGGGACCCGAAGGCTATCGAGTCGTCGTCGCCGGACCCCGCGGCTGA
- a CDS encoding DCC1-like thiol-disulfide oxidoreductase family protein yields the protein MPADRVDGLLVLYDSRCPFCVRCRQWLEARAQLVPLRFACCHAPTTRERFGAVEGLAEQLVVVADDGRYWSGPEAFLVCAWALDLTFGFTGLLSSKWLWPLTRALFAAVAANRASLGALLGVSCHGAECRVAHPHTQPRARGAYR from the coding sequence ATGCCGGCTGACCGGGTCGATGGGCTGCTCGTCCTCTACGACTCGAGGTGCCCGTTCTGCGTGCGCTGCCGTCAGTGGCTCGAGGCGCGCGCGCAGCTCGTGCCGTTGCGCTTCGCCTGCTGCCACGCGCCGACGACGCGCGAGCGCTTCGGGGCCGTCGAGGGTCTGGCCGAGCAGCTCGTCGTGGTCGCGGACGACGGCCGCTACTGGAGCGGCCCCGAGGCGTTCCTCGTCTGCGCTTGGGCGCTGGACCTGACCTTCGGGTTCACCGGCCTCCTCTCGTCGAAGTGGCTGTGGCCGCTCACCCGCGCGCTCTTCGCCGCGGTGGCCGCGAACCGAGCGAGCCTCGGTGCCCTGCTCGGCGTCTCCTGCCACGGAGCCGAGTGCAGGGTCGCGCATCCGCATACACAGCCGCGCGCCCGGGGCGCATATCGCTGA
- a CDS encoding diiron oxygenase, producing MSLASEPTLARVSRAGRYRGAVTGRPLPEHDAEIAALPRSLRATLASIWLSQAATEARVARSFGIIHRSLAQLDADPGLVALAARAVDDEHRHAALCEELAGRYAGRVVGPHASLPHQRPVHREAASPELRAALFVVGQCALNETFASAYLDAARREAKTPLARAALRALLEDEVDHARIGWAYLSTLTPALRAALSDWLVPLVVCNLREWRRLELPDGDALAAHGVPPKEVAVEALDAAARDLLVPAFRHVGLDTRALERWVTASLPT from the coding sequence GTGAGCCTCGCGTCCGAGCCCACCCTCGCGCGGGTCTCGCGCGCGGGCCGCTACCGGGGCGCCGTCACCGGGCGCCCACTGCCGGAGCACGACGCGGAGATCGCCGCGCTCCCGCGCTCGCTCCGCGCCACCCTCGCCTCCATCTGGCTCTCCCAGGCGGCGACCGAGGCCCGCGTCGCGCGCTCGTTCGGGATCATTCACCGTAGCCTCGCGCAGCTCGACGCCGACCCGGGTCTGGTCGCGCTCGCGGCGCGGGCGGTCGACGACGAGCACCGCCACGCCGCGCTCTGCGAGGAGCTCGCCGGCCGTTACGCCGGGCGCGTCGTCGGTCCGCACGCGTCGCTCCCGCACCAGCGCCCCGTCCATCGCGAGGCCGCCTCGCCCGAGCTGCGCGCGGCGCTCTTCGTCGTCGGGCAGTGCGCGCTCAACGAGACGTTCGCCAGCGCCTACCTCGACGCCGCGCGTCGCGAGGCGAAGACGCCGCTCGCCCGGGCCGCCCTCCGCGCCCTGCTCGAGGACGAGGTCGACCACGCGCGCATCGGCTGGGCGTACCTCTCCACGCTCACGCCCGCCCTCCGCGCCGCGCTCTCCGACTGGCTGGTCCCCCTCGTCGTCTGCAACCTCCGCGAGTGGCGCCGCCTCGAGCTCCCCGACGGCGACGCCCTCGCCGCCCATGGCGTTCCGCCCAAGGAAGTCGCCGTCGAGGCTCTCGACGCCGCCGCCCGCGACCTCCTCGTGCCCGCCTTCCGCCACGTCGGCCTCGACACCCGCGCCCTCGAGCGCTGGGTCACCGCGAGCCTCCCGACCTGA
- a CDS encoding sigma 54-interacting transcriptional regulator, producing the protein MGWRQRRWKPTRALGPHAWEAQDRLSGRPVVLKRASPEQLGTLEREHALGRRIRHPVFRRLLGALRDDGGWLVLEHVAGRAPRAGDDVAVPLLRALLHLHDRGWAHGDLKPDNLIVEGDRLRVIDLGLAARIGGPAAGGTHGFLAPELLRGEPVSVASDLYALGRTLQALGARGTLADLAARACAPSPDARPASAAAALAALGALPRPADRAGELPWRGADVVARAVSSLGSGRTLVISAPPGAGRSRVARELGLEVTGEWRPLATASLASPGALARLAGLYGADSGSLEARLASAAPQLAAESVTIVLDDADRASDDARAGIVALARGLAVTGAGSLAVIGSDEALTSRLEAAGAEATAIPPLSSEDVRGLLEDAGARASRSLVDALREASAGRAGVVASLAAALADDPRRSDAEVVAEARQRLAPRPSEIPRDARAAAIAALDAGEGRRALALLDTLDDPTEADLVQRASALELIGQLADALDVLSTLAPAHGNWRARLAAKLGRYEDALRLAADDEEGCALAASAALSLGRLDEVEARVRRGEEIGEAARFASIRSDASLRAGDAAAAAAHAQVARDAAQTPRQIAEAESRLGSALSLGREPERARAHHVAALEAAEAAGEPSMLPAYIVNVATAHHALGELGAAMARYEEAARLSERLGRTAMAAVALTNLAGLLVSVGARAEAEAVLGAAREAAEASGAAIYRSQCALIDAERLADGDRARAEALARDAASGFEACGASRQVLEARLLLAELSGDPEAMAGQGEALRASGLEARFALLQAEVARREGALDAALSSSLRAAESADSTLRARALSLAAEVARRRGDPDAAARAAAAREAAEEVASALPPGLRERYLAGAPEPPSPTPEPASRRLGEGGRRLLSLVRRVLLEGDERRVLEAAVDEAVASTRAERAFLLRPQDAGEEVLVARNLDRDTIRSGRFSRSVAERVLASGEPVLTEMATADPSLAGARSVADLGLRSILCVPIRSPGRVVGALYLDHRFETARFDGEDLELVGAIGDVIGMALENARLHREARARAGALERVNEEIREENVRAAMRLERLEQRLAADERGEGEAEAGIVGTSRPIRRAIGVARRVAPSDLSVLVEGESGTGKELFARFVHAESHRSDGPFLAVNCGALPENLLESELFGHVRGAFTGAHRDHPGLFRSARGGTVFLDEVGDMPPRMQTRLLRVLQEREVRAVGAEREEPVDVRVVAATNRDLAAAVEEGAFREDLFYRLVGVRVALPPLRERQSDIPLLAAHGLERIASEPGMRAVTLSKAALATLLLHPWPGNVRELWQTLRRAVLVAEGDALEPEDLALGVDGALDRRAALRRFDRRLVEEALRAADGNRTAAARALGVSRMTIHRWIKRYDLG; encoded by the coding sequence GTGGGCTGGCGTCAACGCAGATGGAAGCCGACGCGCGCGCTGGGGCCCCACGCGTGGGAGGCGCAGGACCGGCTGAGCGGGCGCCCCGTCGTCCTGAAGCGCGCCTCGCCGGAGCAACTGGGTACGCTCGAGCGCGAGCACGCGCTGGGTCGGCGCATCCGGCACCCCGTCTTCCGGCGCCTGCTCGGCGCCCTTCGCGACGACGGCGGCTGGCTGGTGCTCGAGCACGTCGCGGGGCGGGCGCCCCGGGCGGGGGACGACGTCGCGGTGCCGCTCCTGCGCGCGCTGCTGCATCTGCACGACCGCGGCTGGGCCCACGGCGACCTCAAGCCCGACAACCTCATCGTCGAGGGGGATCGACTCCGGGTCATCGACCTCGGCCTCGCCGCGCGGATCGGCGGCCCGGCCGCGGGCGGGACACACGGCTTCCTCGCGCCCGAGCTGCTGCGCGGCGAGCCCGTCTCGGTGGCGAGCGATCTCTACGCGCTCGGCCGGACGCTCCAGGCGCTGGGAGCGCGGGGCACGCTGGCGGACCTCGCGGCGCGCGCCTGCGCTCCGAGCCCCGACGCGCGCCCAGCGTCGGCGGCGGCCGCGCTGGCGGCTCTCGGTGCGCTGCCTCGCCCGGCCGATCGCGCGGGTGAGCTCCCGTGGCGCGGCGCGGACGTGGTCGCGCGGGCCGTGTCGTCCCTCGGCTCGGGCAGGACGCTCGTCATCAGCGCGCCACCCGGCGCCGGCAGGTCTCGGGTGGCGCGAGAGCTCGGCCTGGAGGTCACGGGGGAGTGGCGGCCGCTCGCGACCGCGTCGCTCGCCTCGCCAGGAGCGCTCGCCAGGCTGGCGGGGCTCTACGGCGCGGACTCCGGGTCGCTCGAGGCGCGCCTCGCCAGCGCCGCACCCCAGCTGGCCGCCGAGTCGGTGACGATCGTGCTCGACGACGCGGACCGGGCGAGCGACGACGCGCGCGCGGGGATCGTGGCCCTCGCGCGCGGGCTCGCGGTGACCGGAGCGGGGAGCCTCGCCGTCATCGGCTCCGACGAGGCGCTCACCTCACGCCTCGAGGCGGCGGGCGCCGAGGCCACGGCGATCCCGCCGCTCTCGTCGGAGGACGTGCGTGGGCTGCTGGAGGACGCCGGCGCCCGTGCGTCACGCAGCCTCGTCGACGCGCTCCGCGAGGCGAGCGCGGGGCGGGCTGGCGTCGTCGCGTCGCTCGCCGCCGCGCTCGCCGACGATCCCCGCCGGAGCGACGCCGAGGTGGTCGCCGAGGCCCGCCAGCGGCTCGCGCCGCGGCCCTCCGAGATCCCCCGCGACGCGCGCGCCGCTGCGATCGCGGCCCTCGACGCGGGTGAGGGCCGCCGCGCGCTGGCGCTGCTGGACACCCTCGATGACCCGACGGAGGCGGACCTCGTCCAGCGGGCGTCGGCCCTCGAGCTGATCGGCCAGCTCGCCGACGCGCTCGACGTGCTCAGCACCCTCGCACCCGCGCACGGAAATTGGCGGGCGCGACTGGCGGCCAAGCTCGGGCGCTACGAGGACGCGCTGCGCCTGGCCGCGGACGACGAGGAGGGCTGCGCGCTGGCCGCGTCCGCGGCCCTGTCACTCGGGCGGCTCGACGAGGTCGAGGCCCGCGTGCGTCGGGGGGAGGAGATCGGCGAGGCCGCTCGGTTCGCGTCGATCCGCAGCGACGCGTCTCTTCGCGCGGGAGACGCGGCCGCCGCCGCGGCCCACGCGCAGGTCGCCCGCGACGCGGCACAGACGCCCCGGCAGATCGCCGAGGCGGAGAGCCGGCTGGGCTCCGCGCTGTCGCTCGGCCGTGAGCCCGAGCGCGCGCGCGCCCATCATGTCGCCGCGCTCGAGGCCGCGGAGGCCGCGGGGGAGCCGTCGATGCTCCCCGCCTACATCGTCAATGTCGCGACCGCGCACCACGCGCTCGGCGAGCTCGGCGCGGCGATGGCCCGCTACGAGGAGGCGGCCCGCCTCAGCGAGCGTCTGGGCCGGACCGCCATGGCCGCGGTCGCGCTGACGAACCTCGCCGGGCTGCTGGTCTCGGTCGGGGCGCGCGCGGAGGCGGAGGCCGTGCTCGGCGCGGCGAGGGAGGCGGCCGAGGCGAGCGGCGCGGCCATCTATCGATCGCAATGTGCGTTGATCGACGCCGAGCGCCTGGCGGACGGGGATCGTGCCCGGGCCGAGGCGCTCGCACGAGACGCGGCGAGCGGCTTCGAGGCGTGCGGCGCCAGCCGACAGGTCCTCGAGGCGCGGCTCCTCCTCGCGGAGCTCTCGGGCGATCCCGAGGCGATGGCGGGGCAGGGCGAGGCGCTGCGCGCGAGCGGACTCGAGGCACGCTTCGCCCTGCTCCAGGCCGAGGTGGCGCGGCGAGAGGGCGCGCTCGACGCGGCGCTCTCTTCGTCCCTGCGCGCGGCGGAGAGCGCGGACTCGACGCTGCGGGCGCGCGCGCTCTCGCTGGCCGCCGAGGTCGCGCGCCGTCGCGGTGATCCGGACGCGGCGGCGCGCGCGGCGGCCGCGAGGGAGGCGGCCGAAGAGGTCGCCAGCGCGCTGCCGCCCGGGCTCCGCGAGCGCTACCTCGCGGGCGCGCCCGAGCCGCCCTCGCCCACGCCCGAGCCTGCCTCGCGTCGCCTCGGCGAAGGAGGCCGTCGCCTCCTGTCGCTCGTCCGCCGCGTCTTGCTCGAGGGAGACGAGCGGCGCGTGCTCGAGGCGGCCGTCGATGAGGCCGTCGCGTCCACCCGGGCGGAGCGCGCGTTCCTCCTCCGCCCCCAGGACGCGGGTGAAGAGGTGCTCGTCGCGCGCAACCTCGACCGGGACACCATCCGGAGCGGGCGCTTCAGCCGATCCGTCGCCGAGCGCGTGCTCGCGAGCGGAGAGCCCGTGCTGACCGAGATGGCCACCGCCGACCCGTCGCTGGCCGGCGCGCGCAGCGTCGCGGACCTGGGCCTGCGCTCGATCCTCTGCGTGCCGATCCGCTCTCCGGGCCGGGTCGTGGGCGCGCTGTATCTCGACCATCGGTTCGAGACCGCGCGCTTCGATGGCGAGGACCTGGAGCTCGTCGGCGCCATCGGAGACGTGATCGGCATGGCGCTCGAGAACGCGCGGCTCCATCGAGAGGCCCGGGCTCGCGCTGGCGCGCTCGAGCGCGTCAACGAGGAGATCCGCGAGGAGAACGTCCGGGCCGCCATGCGACTCGAGCGCCTCGAGCAGCGCCTCGCCGCCGACGAGCGCGGGGAGGGCGAGGCAGAGGCGGGCATCGTCGGGACGAGCCGTCCCATCCGGCGCGCGATCGGGGTCGCGAGGCGGGTGGCGCCGAGCGATCTCTCGGTCCTCGTCGAGGGCGAGAGCGGCACCGGCAAGGAGCTCTTCGCGCGCTTCGTCCACGCGGAGAGTCACCGCAGCGACGGGCCGTTCCTCGCCGTGAACTGTGGCGCGCTCCCGGAGAACCTCCTCGAGTCGGAGCTCTTCGGCCACGTGCGCGGGGCGTTCACGGGCGCGCACCGAGACCACCCGGGGCTCTTCCGGAGCGCCCGCGGCGGCACGGTCTTCCTCGACGAGGTGGGGGACATGCCGCCCCGGATGCAGACGCGGCTGCTGCGCGTCCTGCAGGAGCGGGAGGTCCGCGCGGTGGGCGCCGAGCGCGAGGAGCCCGTGGACGTTCGAGTGGTGGCGGCGACGAATCGCGACCTCGCCGCCGCGGTGGAGGAGGGCGCGTTCCGCGAGGATCTCTTCTATCGCCTCGTCGGCGTTCGGGTGGCGCTCCCCCCGCTGCGCGAGCGGCAGAGCGACATCCCCTTGCTGGCCGCCCACGGGCTCGAGCGCATCGCGTCCGAGCCCGGGATGCGCGCGGTGACGCTCTCCAAGGCCGCGCTCGCGACGCTCCTCCTCCACCCGTGGCCGGGCAACGTGCGCGAGCTCTGGCAGACCCTGCGCCGCGCGGTGCTGGTGGCCGAGGGGGACGCGCTCGAGCCCGAGGACCTCGCGCTCGGCGTGGACGGGGCCCTCGATCGCCGCGCCGCGCTTCGCCGCTTCGACCGACGCCTCGTGGAGGAGGCCCTGCGCGCGGCGGACGGAAACCGCACCGCGGCGGCCCGCGCGCTCGGCGTGAGCCGCATGACCATTCACCGCTGGATCAAGCGCTACGACCTCGGCTGA